TTCCATGCTTTTCTTGCTCGCGTGCCCAAGATGATGGTTCTGCAACTACTGCTGCTGTCAATAGCCCACACCACATTGCTAGTGCTGATGATGGTGGCGATGTCGATAAGTTACATTTCGACAGAGTCTCCATGTCCAGCAAAATCAAGTCAGTGATAAAGGAAATACACTCCCTATGTGATCCCATCTCTGATTTGCTCAGCAAAATTCCAAGCAGCAGCACAACTGTCACCCTAAAACGGCCCATCATAGGGTCCACAATAATACAAGATACACTGCACGGGAGGAAAGACATTTTTGAGAAAATTGTCAATGATATCACAAGTGGCACACATCACGGTCAAGCTGTTTCTGTTCTTCCTATAGTTGGCCCAGGGGGTATTGGAAAAACAACTTTCACCCAATACCTGTATAATGATGGTAGGACTGAAGAGCACTTTGCTGTTATGGTTTGGGTGTGTGTATCGACTGATTTTGATGTGTTGAAGCTCACCCAGCAGATAAATAACTGCATATCTGCTACTGAAAATGAAACTGCAAGTGAAACAACCAATCTAGACCGGCTTCAGAAGTCCATTGCACAGAGACTTAAGTCCAAAAGGTTCTTAATTGTCTTGGATGATATATGGAAATGCAATAGTGAGGACGAGTGGAAAACCCTGCTAGCCCCATTCACAAAGGGGGAAGCCAAAGGCAGCATGATACTTGTCACAACTCGAttcccaaaactagcaagaatgaTGAAAACAGTTGATCCAGTTCAACTGCAAGGCTTGGAGTCTAACGAGTTCTTCACATTCTTTGAATCTTGTATATTTGGTGAACATAAGCCTAGGGATTATGAACATGAGTTAGATGGCATTGCAAGAGAAATTGCAAGCAAGTTAAAGGGCTCCCCCCTAGCAGCCAAAACAGTGGGTCGGCTATTGAAGAAAAATCTTTCCCGAGAACATTGGAATGGAGTTCTTCACAATCATGAGTGGCGAAACCAGAAAAATGATGACGATATTATACCAGCTTTGAAAATTAGCTACGATTTCCTACCATTCTATATGAAAAAATGGTTCTCATATTTTTCCCTTTATCCTGAAGATTATAGGTTTCGTGATTCTGAAATTAACCGTTTTTTGATTGCAATAGGCATCATAGACTCTAGCCACCGAGCCGATAAGAGGTACATGGAAGATCTAGTGGAAAATGGTTTTCTCATGAAGCGGGTTATTTGTTATCACTCTTTTCGTGAAGAATACTATGTAATGCATGATTTAATGCATGAGCTATCCCGGAGTGTCTCTGCACAAGAATGCCTCAATATAAGTGATCTGGATTTTAGAGCCGAGGCCATCCCACAATCTATTCGGCACATATCCATCACCATAGAGAATAGATATGATGAAAAGTTTAGGAAAGAAATGGGTAAACTAAAGGGGAGGATAGACATTGTAAATCTACGGACACTGATGATTTTTAGACAATATGAAGAATCAATTGTTGCTATCTTAAAAGATATGTTCAAGGAAACAAATGGCCTGCGCGTCCTATTTATAGCAGTGAAGTCCCTTGAATCTCTGCCACAAAGCTTTTCAAAACTAATCTACCTCCAGTACCTCCAAATTGGATCACGCATTGGCATAGAAATGACTTTACCTAGCACACTATCCAGATTTTATCACTTGAAATTCTTGGACCTAAGTAGTTGGTATGGTAGTTCCAATTTGCCTAAAGACATTAGCCGCCTTGTGAATTTACGCGATTTCCTCGCTAAAGAAGAACTCCACTCCAATGTTCCCGAGGTTGGAAAGATGAAGTATCTGCAGGAGCTAAAAGAATTCCATGTGAAGAAAGAAAGTGTTGGATTTGATTTAAGAGAGTTGGGTGAATTGGGAGACCTTGGGGGAGCACTCAGTATTCATAATCTTGAAAATGTGACAACCAAGGAAGAAGCTACTGGCGCCAAATTGATGTTGAAAAGGGATTTGAAAGAGTTGACGTTAGTTTGGGGCAGAGAGCAACCTACTGATGTAGATGCTGATATTCTTGATGCTCTTCAACCACACTCTAACCTTACAACACTTGGCATTATAAATCAAGGTGGTACCACTTGTCCTAGTTGATTGTGTCCCGAAATATGGGTGAACAATTTAGAGATTCTCCATTTACATGGCGTGTCTTGGGGAACTCTTCCACCTTTTGGGCAGCTACCATATCTCAGGGAACTCAGCTTGAAGAGTATTTCTGGACTGCAACGGTTTGGTCCTGACTATGGTGGTGTTACAGGGCAGTTGAAGAAAGTTGTGTTTCATGACTTGTCAGATCTTGTCGAGTGGGTTGTGGAACCTAACTGCGATATGTTTCCAGGTCTTGAAAGCATCGATTGCAGCAATTGTCCCAATCTATGTTTGATGCCCTTCTCGGAGTGCTCTTTTACCAGTTTGTGCAGGCTTCGCATTGATGGTTGCCCCAAGCTGTGTCTGCCTCCCATGCCTCACACATCGAGACTAACTGATTTTGCTGTAAAACAAGACGCAAAAGCATTCTCAGACATGTTGTCTTACCATGGGAATTCCGTTGTTGTTGGTGGATATGCCGGTGCTTTGGCCTTGCAGAATCTGGGTGAAGTAGAGTTTCTGCGTATTGGAGATGCATCACACATTTCGTGGGCAGACCTCGAAAACCTTAAATCCTTGAGAAAAGTTGTGGGTCTCAGTATAGATGTATCTCGTCTTACTGGGACATTGCTGTCAAAAATGTTCAATAGTTGCCCAGCACTTGCTAAACTGTATGTAAGTTCTTCATCTGGAGACGATGAGGAACAAGTAATACAGTTCCCATCATCAGGCTCACTGCAGGCACTTAGCTTCTCCTTCTCGGATGGCCTGGTTCTTCTGCCCGCGGAGGATGGAGGGGGAATCCAGGACATCACGTCGCTCCAATCATTAAGTATATCAGGATGCAGGAAGTTGTTCTCTCGGTGGCCCATGGGAGAAGCTGGAGGAGCTCCGATGGCCAACCCTTTCCCTGCATCTCTCAGGAAACTTGATATTTTGGGAGAGTCAATCATGTTGTCAATGGCTCTGCTCTCAAACCTCACGTCTCTCACCCATCTAAGTCTAGTAGCCTGTGACAATTTAACACTGGATGGGTTTAATCCTCTCATCACAGTCAACCTCAAGGAATTGGAGGTCCGGAACTATTTCTGGAGTGGCAACTCTATAGCAGCAGATCTGCTCTCACAGGTGGCAAGGACCGAATTAATGCATGCGGGCTCCTTCCAGTTGGAGAAACTGGTGGTGGATAGCATCTCGGCGGTGCTCGTTGCCCCCATTTGCAGCCACCTCTCCGCCAACCTCCACGAGCTGCAATTCTATGATGATGAGCGGGCAAAAGGCTTCACGGAAGAGCAAGAGAATGCGTTTCATCTCCTCACCTCCCTCCAGACACTAGCATTTCATCGTTGCAACGTTCTGCAGTCCCTCCCTCAAGGATTACAACGCCTTTCTTCTCTCAAAGAGTTACATGTCTTTAGTTGTCGTCAACTCCGATGGCTGCCAGAGCAGGGCTTCCCCACTTCGCTGCAATTTCTACGTCTATCGTGTGGCACTGCCGAGCAAGAAGAGCAAGCTGAGAAATTGAAAGGAACGTACCCAAATTTAGAAGTATATTTGTAGCCCAAGGTAACACTTGTCGCCTCCCTCTTCTTGTTAATGTGCTTGTGCTTTATCTTAACTTCTAGTAAATTCTGACAGGCTAGCAGGCTCCACTGTTGCAATATGGACATAGCTTCTGAAATGTGACAGGCTGCCAGGCACACGCCAATCTGCCAGTAAGTAACGGAAAACCAACTTCTGCTCAGCAATTTTTATGATTTCATTCACACTCCATTCAACtgaataggagtagcgacagatgttgtctagacggtggctttaggcttactgttgtatgactttgtaaagtCTTATGTGAATtcttaataaagtggctgcatgcatcgtctagatgcagaggccgggggtcctcctccatttctaaaaaaaaataaaaaaattcacacTCCATTCATGACTTCTGTGTTTCTGTATCTATACAAACATCTGCCCTATGGTTAATTCTTATGCAGCTTCCCTTTTTCTAACCAGAACAATTAAATTTCTTATACAGACGTGGTAGCTTTTGTTCTGCACTTGCCTTTGTTCTGCTTTCATCTGCTAGCTGCATGGTAAATATGAAGACTAAGGCGGCACCTGATAGACCTATAGATGAACGTCTATTTTAAAAGAATCTCAATAGGTAAGCAACTTGCACGTCTGAATCTGCAATCTAGTTGCTCATGTATCGAAATGTTAAGGCAATGCATTCTGCAATCTTGTTTCAGGACAGGAAGCAGCACCTGTATAATGGGACATTAGTTAGACACGAGACATCAGATATTGATTCTGCAAATTTGCCTCCAGTTCTGCTTTTATGGAATTATTAATCCTGTGTGTGCTTGCCAGTTTCGATAGAAAAGTAAGTATCAAGTCGCAGCTATCTTCTCATAACCCTTCTACCACTTCTTCACACTGAGGCGTATTACAGTTTTCATGTGCCAGCTACACGGTAAATATGAAGACTAAGGCGACACCTCATGGACAAATATATCTATTTTTATTTACCTTTTTTAACAGAATCTCATCAGGTAAGCAATTGCACCTCTGAATCTGCAATCCAGTTGCTCATGTATCAAAATTTTAATGCAATGCATTCTGCTATCTTCTTTCAGGACAGGAAGCAGACTTGCGAATAATTGGACTTTTTTTTTCTGATAAATCAGATCGATTCTGCAAAATGGTCTCTAGTTCTGATTTTATGGAAGTATTAATCCAGTGTGCTTGCCAATTTTGATTGAAAAGTAAGTATGAAGTAACACCTATTTTCTCATAATGCTTCTACCACTTCTTGCATATTGAAGGCACCTATCTTTTACTGTCAGGTAACAAGTATAAACACAACGAAGAAAACCCATATTTTTTTCAAGTAAGCAGCAATACGAAGTGAAGGTGTAGGGTCCGGTCTTATTTCTCCGGTCCAGGCTGCTATCACGTTCAAGTAAGCGGCAATACAAAGTGAAGGTGAAGGATCAACTGTATGAGCATTTCTGAAGCTTAGAACGGCATCACGTCCAATGTCCAGGCTGCTAATACTTTGCCACAATAATTTGCAACAATCAATGGTGTGTATGTCTAGTGTTTCTGTATTTACATATACACAGCCACCCTATAATTCTTAAGAAACTTACCTTTTTCTACAGAATGATAGAGAAATTTTATGCTCCTAAACTATTCTGGACTGTTCTTTTTTTTATCCAACAGTTTAGATTGAACATGGTGAACTACATAGGCTGCAAAGTGACAGTTTGTGGACTGTAAGTAGCCCTCTTGTAAAACACAACTTGTTTTCCATCTTAATACATAGGTGCGCGATCTCCTGTGTGTCTGAAAAAAACATGGTGACCTACTACCTATACTAGGGATCAAGGAAAAACTAATTGCACTTTCCTCAATAAGTCTAGATAACTATCCATTTGGCTGTGACGAGCACATAGATCCATCGTCTATAACTATGATATTTCTATAAGCATTGCTTCTGTGTTTAAGTGTTGGAGATTTCGAAATTCTAAAATTTTGAGACAAAAAATATATTGTGAAAAACTTCATGTAATAAATTTTCTATAAAATAATAAGCCATAATAACTAATTTAATGGTTTGTGCTGCTGTCTAGTATGCTAACTATCAGTAACTTTCATGTCGCAGGTTCTGTGCTTTGCTTTCTTGGATAGTTGGACAGTTTGCTTCTGCACTTGTTGTCCGGCTTCTTACTGATTGGGTAGCATGTATTTCATGAAATTAACAATTTGTGTGGAAGAGCATCACCTAAGACCTAAGTTATAGTGAAGCTTCATTGTTTACATTTCAGCAAAGGAAACTTTTGTCCTGATATTCTGAGTGAGCCGAGCCTGCAGTGACCATTTAAAAGGTTAGTAGGTCAATCTTCCTTTCCTGTTTGTTCTTTACTATTAAAGCTCAAAAGTGATAAAATATCTCCAATTGTGTCTTGGAAGTCCCAAGTTAAAGACAGCCTCTTTGCAGAAAAAAGCAAGGGAAAGGCATCCAGAAATCCCCTTCCCCAGACGCCACAGTGTGTGGGAGCTTCCGGCAGTGGGTACACCCTTACCGAAGCTCAAATGTGACAACGTGTCATGCGTCAGGAGTGGTAAGCACATGTTTACAGAGCTCACATTACATGTGGGCGCGTGATCATTCATGCATTTGACACTTGGTGTGATCGTCCAGGTGTTCCTCTCAATTTGCTCCCAGTTGACGAACCCATaccccaaggatgttttcaagttcaGCTTCCGGGCGAAGGTGTAGCACCAAGATGGGGTCTGATGGAAATGGACCGCCAACGGTTGCTACTCCGCATCGAGCCCCCACTTCATTCAGTTTGTTGGCAGAACTAAGCCCTGTCTTCCTTGAGCTGAGCTGGCATGTCACAACAAATGTTGCACGATTTAAGCTCTTGAGTCAAAACTTATGCAATTTCCGTACAAGCGGTCCGAGAATTAATTGCTGCAAAGACTCCGCAAGTTTGCTCCATCCACTGCTTGTGTCCCACAAATTAATCCTTTGTTTTTAGTTGTCCTCAAGCCTAACTAATATGGACATCTAGTATAAGTATCACCACATGTTCCTTGTGAAGGTGAATGAGAATTCTGAATTTGAGTTTGtaggcttgtgtttgttggtgctgTGCTGCAAGCAATAGATTCCGTCGAGTGTTAGCCGTTGTGCGTGGATCGAAGGGCTTGTCCTTAATCCATATAGGATTCATTTTGGTTACATTTTGTGATTCTATCAAAATTCCACAAGTACCATGGGTTGTGTTGCCTTGTTGCACACCAAGCTAGTTATCTGCAGGCTGCAGCAGTAAATCTGAGAGTGGTTCCTGCTGTTGTGTGCTACTTGAGAGAAATTAGTTGTTGCTGCTCATGAATTGTCTCATGCCTTGAAATTAAGATCGGTCGCAATAGTGCCCGGCATCAGTAGGGCGGCGGGAAGATAGCGTTAATCGAGCCCTAGGCCCATGACATGACGGGGTGTGGTGCCGTCTAATCCCAATTTTTTATCTTCTCTATTTTGCTTGGCACTGCGTTTTCTTTCACTTTGAGAAGGGGGAGAGACGAAGCCATGCATCAGGACACCAACAAGGAGTAATTCTCACAGGAACATCACTCAACTCAACTCTCATTACTTCCATCATATCCGTAGCACAATAATAACAGTTTATAANNNNNNNNNNNNNNNNNNNNNNNNNNNNNNNNNNNNNNNNNNNNNNNNNNNNNNNNNNNNNNNNNNNNNNNNNNNNNNNNNNNNNNNNNNNNNNNNNNNNNNNNNNNNNNNNNNNNNNNNNNNNNNNNNNNNNNNNNNNNNNNNNNNNNNNNNNNNNNNNNNNNNNNNNNNNNNNNNNNNNNNNNNNNNNNNNNNNNNNNNNNNNNNNNNNNNNNNNNNNNNNNNNNNNNNNNNNNNNNNNNNNNNNNNNNNNNNNNNNNNNNNNNNNNNNNNNNNNNNNNNNNNNNNNNNNNNNNNNNNNNNNNNNNNNNNNNNNNNNNNNNNNNNNNNNNNNNNNNNNNNNNNNNNNNNNNNNNNNNNNNNNNNNNNNNNNNNNNNNNNNNNNNNNNNNNNNNNNNNNNNNNNNNNNNNNNNNNNNNNNNNNNNNNNNNNNNNNNNNNNNNNNNNNNNNNNNNNNNNNNNNNNNNNNNNNNNNNNNNNNNNNNNNNNNNNNNNNNNNNNNNNNNNNNNNNNNNNNNNNNNNNNNNNNNNNNNNNNNNNNNNNNNNCGACTCGCAACTGAACAAGACTTAATTTGTGAGTCCATTGCCATTTCCCCTGAAACCCAACTCCGTATGCACGCACCGGGACACCATCACCATCACGGCCTCCTCAAATCAACCATGTACGATGCATTGGTCGATGAACCCTAGCTAGTGGAAGTGCGCTCTCTTGCTCTTGACGGGGCCTCTGGGGATCTTGTTCAGCACGTTGGCGTCCACCTTCCTGTAGAACTTCTTGAGGTCCTCGCCGCCCTTGGCCACCAGGTGGTCCACCTCCGTCCCGTACCTCTCGTACAGCACCGGCAACGTCAGAGCGCACAAGAATCCTGCAGCACAATGAACAAAATGTTTTTTGTTGTCGATCATCATgtcttttttttgttgttgttgatcaAAATTCGGGGATGCTTACCAACGTAGACCAGAGTCGTGAAGCTGCAGTTGTCCCCGATCACCGCCACCACCCACAGAGATCCAATCACCTTGCGTTCAGAACAAGAATAATGGACGAAATTAGTTCACTGAGCTCAGATGATGCATGGGGCACGTGCAAACAAGGGAGAAGAAAGCATGGTACCGAGAGGAACTTCTTGAGGTCCTTGCCGCAGGCGATGTCGTAGAGCACGGCCACGGAGCGCTCCAGCTTGCGGTGCACCGCCATGGCCGTCTCCCTGAAGGCGTGCTCCGACACGATCACCTCCGGAACGCGCGGCGGCGCCCTGTCGAAGAGCGGCGCGGTGACGGACCAGAGGAAGAGCAGGAGCATGCCGAGGAGCGCGGCGTGGCAGAGCAGCGTCACGAAGTTGTACTCGGCCACGTCGAACAGGAACCacaccgccgtcgcccccgccagcATGCCCGCCGACAGGTTCCGGTCCCGCCACAGCAgcacgtccgccactgccaccccacCACATTGCCGACGTTCAGATATCACAGGTAGGTAGACGGTGCGTGCAGTTTCCAGAGGAAAagaaacaataataataataataataataatcggtGGAGCGCCGCACCTTTCCGGCCGCCGAGGAACCGGTGCACGGGCCGCTGCCGGCGGAAGACGCTGACGTTGGGCGCTCGGCGGCCTTCGTCGTCGGACTCGGAGTCGCTCCGGACGTGAGGAACCGTGGCTCTCGGAGTCGTCGCCATCGCTGCCGTTCTCGTGGCGTGTTGTGCAGGTGTGATCTGGTGAGCGCCGGGCATGCAGGTCACAAAAGTTTCTCGACTTATAAGCGCTGCCATGCCGGAAAGAGCATGGGAGGTCGATCAGTCCGGGAAGGAAGGGATAGCTTTGTGCCGGGGGCAGAGGGGGGTGGAGGGATGCCGGGGCAAGAGGCTTGCTTCCGGCAGAGGTTTGCCGGGGACCGGGGAGATGCCCTTGCCAGAGCCTCCAAGACTCGGGAGCCAGCCAACTCTCTTACAGTAAAAGATTTACATACTTTTTAAAATttactagtaagatgcccgtgctacGCTACGAGGTAAGAAATGATCAATAGAACATTTGTTTACTTATTAAGTTATAATTAAGATACCCGTGCGTCGCCATGGAACAATTTTTTTTTACTTTACTCGACATTTATCAAAGTGACCTTATATTGTTAATAGGCCCACAACCGATATACGGTTTCCCATCGATAACCCCTTGGTCCAAGACAAATATTTTCTCCTTCATTTTCACCTTGC
The sequence above is a segment of the Triticum dicoccoides isolate Atlit2015 ecotype Zavitan chromosome 1A, WEW_v2.0, whole genome shotgun sequence genome. Coding sequences within it:
- the LOC119331281 gene encoding reticulon-like protein B9, translating into MAALISRETFVTCMPGAHQITPAQHATRTAAMATTPRATVPHVRSDSESDDEGRRAPNVSVFRRQRPVHRFLGGRKVADVLLWRDRNLSAGMLAGATAVWFLFDVAEYNFVTLLCHAALLGMLLLFLWSVTAPLFDRAPPRVPEVIVSEHAFRETAMAVHRKLERSVAVLYDIACGKDLKKFLSVIGSLWVVAVIGDNCSFTTLVYVGFLCALTLPVLYERYGTEVDHLVAKGGEDLKKFYRKVDANVLNKIPRGPVKSKRAHFH